The following are from one region of the Salvia hispanica cultivar TCC Black 2014 chromosome 1, UniMelb_Shisp_WGS_1.0, whole genome shotgun sequence genome:
- the LOC125216993 gene encoding probable glucan 1,3-beta-glucosidase A isoform X1 translates to MEIALCKWGFLSLLCLGLSFSIGFSVEGLHGNSRVRGVNLGGWLVIEGWIKPSLFDDIPNSDMLDGTEVQLKSVSGNKYVSADNGGGGAVAVDRDVPLAWETFRLWRVSESIFQFRTSGGQFLTCGGDGDNVTAAAELPSDTETFYLERNNNQIHIKLKTGIYLQASNANQLTADYPGTPGWDDNAATFELIIVSNNLHGDYQFANGYGRDKAEEVYKNHRNNFITVEDFNFLYRHGINTVRIPVGWWIAYDPNPPPPFIGGSLQALDNAFSWAQEYNIKCIVDLHAAPGSQNGMEHSSSRDGTTGWPTSSDYISQSLNAIDFLASRYAQHPSLLGIELLNEPSAALVPLDTLTSYYKQGYKIVRKYSSTAYVIFCQRIGNADPSELYQANLGDTNTVIDLHYYNLFDPFFANMSSIDNIQYIYKSRGTQLQSLNGANGPLVFIGEWVNEWNVNGSQTDYQDYGRAQLEVYNAASFGWAYWTLKNDRKHWDFEWNVRNNYLQLQLGCSSCRRSWSYVMFLGLAFGFFFVYGV, encoded by the exons ATGGAGATAGCTCTCTGCAAATGGGGGTTTTTATCTCTGCTGTGTTTAGGTCTCTCATTTTCAATTGGATTTTCAG TTGAGGGGCTACATGGTAATTCAAGAGTACGAGGAGTGAATTTGGGTGGATGGTTGGTGATTGAGGGTTGGATTAAGCCTTCTCTGTTTGATGATATTCCCAATAGTGACATGCTT GATGGAACAGAGGTCCAACTAAAGTCAGTGAGTGGGAACAAATATGTTTCTGCTGACAATGGTGGCGGAGGGGCTGTCGCGGTTGACAGAGACGTTCCTCTTGCTTGGGAGACATTTCGG TTATGGAGAGTATCCGAGTCAATCTTCCAATTCCGTACTTCTGGTGGCCAGTTTCTGACCTGTGGTGGTGATGGGGACAACGTTACTGCTGCAGCAGAGTTACCGTCTGACACAGAAACCTTTTACTTggaaagaaataacaatcaaatTCACATCAAACTCAAGACTGGAATATATTTACAG GCTTCAAATGCCAACCAGCTCACAGCGGACTATCCAGGGACACCCGGATGGGATGATAATGCTGCTACATTTGAATTGATAATTGTGTCTAATAATTTACATGGAGACTACCAGTTTGCTAATGGCTACGGACGTGATAAGGCAGAAGAAGTTTACAAG AATCACAGGAACAATTTTATCACTGTAGaagatttcaattttctctaTAGGCATGGAATCAATACTGTGAGAATACCAGTAGGCTGGTGGATAGCTTACGATCCCAATCCTCCACCTCCTTTTATCGGTGGAAGTTTGCAAGCACTCGATAATGCTTTTTCGTGGGCACA AGAGTACAACATAAAGTGCATAGTTGACCTTCATGCTGCACCAGGCTCCCAGAATGGGATGGAACACAGTTCTAGTAGAGATGGGACGACAGGATGGCCCACATCATCTGATTACATCTCACAAAGTCTAAATGCAATAGATTTTCTCGCTTCAAG GTATGCTCAGCATCCTTCGTTGCTGGGGATTGAGCTATTAAATGAGCCATCTGCTGCGTTGGTTCCACTCGACACCCTAACTTCATATTATAAACAAGGATACAAGATTGTTAGGAAATACTCATCCACTgcttatgtcatattttgcCAAAGAATTGGCAATGCTGATCCATCGGAGCTCTACCAGGCTAACTTAGGCGATACAAATACCGTAATAGACTTGCATTACTACAATCTATTCGACCCTTTTTTTGCCAACATGAGCTCTATAGACAACATTCAGTATATATACAAGAGTAGGGGAACACAGTTACAGTCTCTGAATGGTGCAAATGGACCGCTTGTTTTCATCG GGGAATGGGTGAACGAGTGGAACGTGAATGGATCCCAAACCGATTACCAAGATTATGGACGAGCCCAGTTGGAGGTGTACAATGCTGCTTCGTTTGGATGGGCTTACTGGACACTTAAAAATGACAGGAAGCACTGGGATTTTGAGTGGAACGTACGCAACAACTACCTCCAACTTCAACTAG GTTGTTCATCATGTAGGCGAAGTTGGAGTTATGTGATGTTTCTTGGATTGGCATTCGGCTTCTTCTTCGTCTACGGTGTGTAG
- the LOC125216993 gene encoding probable glucan 1,3-beta-glucosidase A isoform X2, whose product MEIALCKWGFLSLLCLGLSFSIGFSVEGLHGNSRVRGVNLGGWLVIEGWIKPSLFDDIPNSDMLDGTEVQLKSVSGNKYVSADNGGGGAVAVDRDVPLAWETFRLWRVSESIFQFRTSGGQFLTCGGDGDNVTAAAELPSDTETFYLERNNNQIHIKLKTGIYLQASNANQLTADYPGTPGWDDNAATFELIIVSNNLHGDYQFANGYGRDKAEEVYKNHRNNFITVEDFNFLYRHGINTVRIPVGWWIAYDPNPPPPFIGGSLQALDNAFSWAQEYNIKCIVDLHAAPGSQNGMEHSSSRDGTTGWPTSSDYISQSLNAIDFLASRYAQHPSLLGIELLNEPSAALVPLDTLTSYYKQGYKIVRKYSSTAYVIFCQRIGNADPSELYQANLGDTNTVIDLHYYNLFDPFFANMSSIDNIQYIYKSRGTQLQSLNGANGPLVFIDN is encoded by the exons ATGGAGATAGCTCTCTGCAAATGGGGGTTTTTATCTCTGCTGTGTTTAGGTCTCTCATTTTCAATTGGATTTTCAG TTGAGGGGCTACATGGTAATTCAAGAGTACGAGGAGTGAATTTGGGTGGATGGTTGGTGATTGAGGGTTGGATTAAGCCTTCTCTGTTTGATGATATTCCCAATAGTGACATGCTT GATGGAACAGAGGTCCAACTAAAGTCAGTGAGTGGGAACAAATATGTTTCTGCTGACAATGGTGGCGGAGGGGCTGTCGCGGTTGACAGAGACGTTCCTCTTGCTTGGGAGACATTTCGG TTATGGAGAGTATCCGAGTCAATCTTCCAATTCCGTACTTCTGGTGGCCAGTTTCTGACCTGTGGTGGTGATGGGGACAACGTTACTGCTGCAGCAGAGTTACCGTCTGACACAGAAACCTTTTACTTggaaagaaataacaatcaaatTCACATCAAACTCAAGACTGGAATATATTTACAG GCTTCAAATGCCAACCAGCTCACAGCGGACTATCCAGGGACACCCGGATGGGATGATAATGCTGCTACATTTGAATTGATAATTGTGTCTAATAATTTACATGGAGACTACCAGTTTGCTAATGGCTACGGACGTGATAAGGCAGAAGAAGTTTACAAG AATCACAGGAACAATTTTATCACTGTAGaagatttcaattttctctaTAGGCATGGAATCAATACTGTGAGAATACCAGTAGGCTGGTGGATAGCTTACGATCCCAATCCTCCACCTCCTTTTATCGGTGGAAGTTTGCAAGCACTCGATAATGCTTTTTCGTGGGCACA AGAGTACAACATAAAGTGCATAGTTGACCTTCATGCTGCACCAGGCTCCCAGAATGGGATGGAACACAGTTCTAGTAGAGATGGGACGACAGGATGGCCCACATCATCTGATTACATCTCACAAAGTCTAAATGCAATAGATTTTCTCGCTTCAAG GTATGCTCAGCATCCTTCGTTGCTGGGGATTGAGCTATTAAATGAGCCATCTGCTGCGTTGGTTCCACTCGACACCCTAACTTCATATTATAAACAAGGATACAAGATTGTTAGGAAATACTCATCCACTgcttatgtcatattttgcCAAAGAATTGGCAATGCTGATCCATCGGAGCTCTACCAGGCTAACTTAGGCGATACAAATACCGTAATAGACTTGCATTACTACAATCTATTCGACCCTTTTTTTGCCAACATGAGCTCTATAGACAACATTCAGTATATATACAAGAGTAGGGGAACACAGTTACAGTCTCTGAATGGTGCAAATGGACCGCTTGTTTTCATCG ATAATTGA